The following coding sequences lie in one Arthrobacter sp. PGP41 genomic window:
- a CDS encoding MarR family winged helix-turn-helix transcriptional regulator, protein MAGNTGPALQGPPPGPPAGPHPLVLLLQEFTLEANRYVDAAGGRKDMHRTDLNALAAIMRHTAKGNVVTPGLLRKELHLSSPATTALIDRLDNSGHVTRERLGPDRRQVQLKMTPKAFQDGGTIFAPLARHLGTAMAAFTPEELETVSRFMTAMVEATVAAREESSAGQSDTAAPPN, encoded by the coding sequence ATGGCAGGCAATACCGGCCCGGCCTTGCAGGGACCTCCCCCCGGCCCGCCCGCGGGACCGCACCCGCTGGTCCTGCTCCTGCAGGAGTTCACGTTGGAAGCCAACCGGTACGTGGATGCAGCAGGCGGGCGGAAGGACATGCACCGCACGGACCTCAATGCCCTGGCCGCGATCATGCGCCACACGGCGAAGGGGAACGTGGTGACGCCCGGGCTCCTGCGCAAGGAACTGCACCTGAGCTCGCCCGCCACCACAGCCCTGATCGACCGGCTGGACAATTCGGGTCACGTGACCCGCGAACGGCTTGGCCCGGACCGCCGGCAGGTCCAGCTGAAGATGACCCCCAAGGCCTTCCAGGACGGCGGCACCATATTCGCCCCGCTGGCGCGCCACTTGGGAACTGCCATGGCCGCGTTCACTCCGGAGGAACTGGAGACTGTCAGCCGTTTCATGACCGCCATGGTGGAAGCCACGGTTGCTGCGCGGGAAGAATCGTCCGCAGGCCAATCGGACACCGCCGCCCCACCCAACTAG
- a CDS encoding methyltransferase domain-containing protein yields MSAQQPEDDVYTHGHHESVVRAHAARTAENSAAFVLPHLTPGCNVLDVGCGPGTITCDFAALVAPGKVTGLDRSPDIIAQAKALAMEREVPNVEFVAGNIYDLDFEDETFDVVHAHQVLQHLTDPVEALREMRRVAKPGGIVAVRDADFHGMSWYPAIPELDEWMELYQRIARRNGAEPDAGRRLVSWAQAAGFTDVAPSSSNWLYATGQQRRWQARVWGERVLHSAFAEQALEYGFANPADLARISAGWHRWGSTDDGWFLIPNGEVIARA; encoded by the coding sequence ATGAGTGCGCAGCAGCCTGAAGACGACGTTTACACGCACGGCCACCACGAATCGGTGGTCCGCGCCCATGCCGCCAGGACAGCCGAGAATTCGGCAGCGTTCGTCCTGCCGCACCTCACGCCCGGCTGCAACGTGCTCGACGTCGGCTGCGGCCCGGGCACCATCACGTGCGACTTCGCCGCCCTGGTGGCGCCGGGAAAAGTGACTGGCCTGGACCGTTCACCGGACATCATCGCGCAGGCCAAGGCCCTCGCCATGGAGCGCGAGGTGCCGAACGTCGAGTTCGTGGCCGGCAATATCTACGATCTGGACTTCGAGGACGAGACTTTCGACGTCGTCCACGCCCACCAGGTGCTTCAGCACCTCACAGACCCCGTGGAGGCGCTGCGTGAGATGCGGCGGGTGGCCAAGCCCGGCGGCATCGTTGCCGTGCGCGACGCCGACTTCCACGGCATGAGCTGGTACCCCGCCATCCCGGAGCTCGACGAGTGGATGGAGCTGTACCAGCGCATCGCCCGCAGGAACGGGGCAGAACCCGACGCCGGGCGGCGCCTTGTCAGCTGGGCGCAGGCCGCCGGCTTCACCGACGTCGCGCCCTCCAGCAGCAACTGGCTCTACGCCACCGGCCAGCAGCGCCGGTGGCAAGCCCGGGTCTGGGGCGAACGCGTGCTGCACTCGGCCTTCGCGGAGCAGGCACTGGAGTACGGCTTCGCCAACCCGGCGGACCTGGCAAGGATTTCCGCGGGCTGGCACCGCTGGGGATCCACCGACGACGGCTGGTTCCTGATCCCCAACGGCGAGGTAATCGCGCGGGCGTAG
- a CDS encoding LysE family transporter, with translation MQFSLWLALAGAGVLISFTPGAGAINTMSNSLNAGFRRSMWGILGQQAALVIHVVIVALGVGVLVASSPVAFNVIRYSGAAYLVYLGIRQFLSKPDLEQEKIAGLRNEPAWSIFRRGFWVNLLNPKAIIFFLAFMPQFIRPEQPLLAQYAVLTATIVAIDILVMWFFFAAAARSFERFTHSARGQLVLNRSFGVLFVAVGILLAFLH, from the coding sequence GTGCAATTCTCCCTTTGGCTCGCCCTGGCGGGCGCCGGCGTCCTGATCAGCTTCACCCCCGGCGCCGGAGCCATCAATACCATGAGCAACTCGCTCAATGCCGGGTTCCGGCGTTCCATGTGGGGAATTCTCGGCCAGCAGGCAGCACTGGTGATCCACGTGGTGATCGTTGCCCTTGGCGTGGGGGTGCTCGTTGCCAGCTCGCCCGTCGCCTTCAACGTGATCCGCTATTCGGGCGCCGCCTACCTGGTGTACCTGGGCATCCGGCAGTTCCTCAGCAAGCCGGACCTCGAACAGGAGAAGATTGCCGGCCTTCGGAACGAGCCCGCCTGGTCCATCTTCCGGCGCGGGTTCTGGGTGAATCTGCTGAACCCGAAGGCCATCATTTTCTTCCTCGCCTTCATGCCCCAGTTCATTCGGCCGGAGCAGCCCCTCCTGGCGCAGTACGCCGTACTGACGGCAACCATCGTCGCCATTGACATCCTGGTGATGTGGTTCTTCTTCGCCGCCGCGGCCCGGTCCTTTGAGCGGTTCACCCACAGCGCCCGCGGCCAACTTGTCCTCAACCGGTCCTTCGGGGTGCTGTTCGTGGCCGTGGGCATCTTGCTGGCCTTTCTCCACTGA
- a CDS encoding low molecular weight protein-tyrosine-phosphatase, with protein sequence MLSIMNSPSSPYRVIAVCTGNICRSPMAELMLAAALGHAGLGGLVTVDSAGTTGYEAGRPIDPRAARRLATTQLTSNRHIARQWQPEWFRERDLILALDIDHHAWLSESAPGQEARDKIRMLRSFDPQLAEKDLLDQGIEDPWYGGHADFDTVWHQIHAALPGLVDYIKVAAVRNAELQQA encoded by the coding sequence ATGCTTAGCATCATGAACTCACCGTCGAGCCCATACCGCGTGATCGCCGTCTGCACCGGGAACATCTGCCGGTCCCCCATGGCCGAGTTGATGCTCGCCGCGGCCCTGGGCCACGCAGGGCTTGGTGGCCTGGTCACGGTGGACTCCGCGGGAACAACCGGATACGAGGCCGGACGGCCCATAGACCCGCGGGCGGCCAGGCGGCTGGCAACGACGCAACTTACCTCCAACCGGCACATTGCCCGCCAGTGGCAGCCGGAATGGTTCCGCGAACGGGACCTGATCCTGGCACTCGACATCGACCACCACGCCTGGTTGAGCGAGTCCGCCCCGGGCCAGGAGGCCCGGGACAAGATCCGGATGCTGCGCAGCTTCGACCCGCAACTGGCGGAGAAAGACCTTCTTGACCAGGGCATCGAAGACCCCTGGTACGGCGGCCATGCCGATTTCGACACCGTCTGGCATCAGATACACGCCGCACTTCCCGGACTGGTGGATTACATCAAAGTGGCCGCCGTCCGGAACGCCGAGCTCCAGCAGGCTTAG
- a CDS encoding GTP-binding protein: protein MNLTVISSLDALCRQQACEDLAAAHPGSLVVLHDLMEDGLVVRRIFSGRILLEREETMLEHGCLSCAVRLDLVPSIERLLRNSKAPIIIGLPPAVPASAAVSALRRGPTRAATVGTVLLACSPDALEDQIWDAHTLFESGFTPAPEDERTPGEFLVGELAFADTVLLTEPDIVPPDPLGRERGLHLLRELAPHAEVARDAAAVRQGLHRYADAVARTAPGHAHPPGSPARSTESPFATVFHRIERPLHPGRFRDALAALAEGCCLLRGQLWIASAPACRIGIQGIGPRVWLENLGAWPEGDAAPRAGNQAAGYGTPASSVIAATGEDLDAGEFGNLLMSCQLTDEELALHHHQTRSTA from the coding sequence ATGAACCTCACCGTCATCAGTTCCCTTGATGCACTCTGCCGGCAGCAGGCGTGCGAAGACCTTGCGGCAGCCCATCCCGGCAGCCTGGTGGTCCTTCATGACCTCATGGAGGACGGGCTCGTGGTCCGACGCATATTCAGCGGCCGGATCCTCCTGGAACGCGAAGAGACCATGCTGGAACACGGCTGCCTCAGCTGCGCGGTCCGGCTGGATCTTGTCCCCAGCATCGAACGGCTGCTCCGGAACAGCAAGGCCCCCATTATCATCGGCCTGCCGCCTGCCGTCCCCGCATCAGCCGCGGTGTCCGCACTGCGGCGCGGCCCCACCCGCGCAGCCACCGTGGGTACCGTGCTCCTCGCGTGTTCCCCGGATGCTTTGGAAGACCAGATTTGGGATGCCCACACCTTGTTTGAATCAGGCTTCACTCCCGCACCGGAAGACGAGCGGACGCCGGGCGAATTCCTGGTGGGCGAACTCGCCTTCGCGGATACCGTGTTGCTCACCGAGCCGGACATTGTGCCGCCGGATCCACTTGGCCGCGAACGCGGGCTGCACCTGCTCCGTGAACTCGCTCCGCACGCGGAGGTGGCCCGTGATGCGGCAGCAGTCCGGCAGGGACTGCACCGATACGCCGACGCGGTGGCCAGGACAGCACCCGGACACGCGCATCCGCCCGGTTCCCCGGCCCGCAGCACGGAGTCGCCGTTTGCCACGGTGTTCCACCGCATCGAGCGGCCGCTGCACCCCGGGCGGTTCCGGGACGCACTGGCAGCTCTGGCAGAGGGATGCTGCCTCCTGCGCGGCCAGCTGTGGATAGCTTCCGCCCCGGCCTGCCGGATAGGGATCCAGGGCATCGGCCCCCGCGTGTGGCTGGAGAACCTCGGTGCCTGGCCAGAGGGCGATGCCGCACCCAGGGCGGGAAACCAGGCGGCCGGCTACGGCACCCCGGCCTCCTCTGTCATCGCAGCGACAGGCGAGGACCTTGACGC